A segment of the Methanosarcinales archaeon genome:
CAGTCCCATGCAGATGCCATGTTATGGAAACCGCCACCTGTTGGCAGTCCCAGATGTCCTTTAACAGCCATGATCGACCTGATGGTAGCACCAGATCCTGCACCTGGCGGCATAGCAGCCACATCAATTATGGGCCTGGTAATACCGCAGTCCCTGGCCACGTCAAGCATACCCTTTTCCTGACCGGTACCTCCTATTTCCAGGATGTCCATTTTACCCTTTACTGAGGGGTCCGTGGCATTGAATGCAAGCACAATTGCAGCATCCAGGTCGCTATCCCTTACCGCTGCGATCTCTTCTTCATTTACACTTGCATTGATGGAGTTGTGTATGGCCCTGTCCGCCACTCCGATCTCTGTACAATACTTGGCTGCTGCAGCCCTTACATCACCAGCTGATGAATCGATCAAAAAGGCTGTGGAATCATCGATCTCAACAAACCAGTCGATGAATTTCTTGATCGCTTCAGGTGTTTCACCGACGATCTGGTTGATGTACGGTAAACCCGTTATATCGCCCATCTCCTGCTGGATTTTCCACAATTCCTCAGCTGCGTTAGCGTCGAATATTCCCTTGTCTTCATCACTCACGATCTTATGTCTGCCATAGAACATGGTACTGATGAGCACTGTAGGATATTCTCCTGGTTGGCCGCCCATTTTAGTGCCGCCGAACTCAAACACTTCCTGTTTCTTATCAAATCTGAACATATACTATCACCTCAACAAAATTCTTATTATACCTTCGAAAAGGGATTCTCCACTCTGCAATTGAACTGGTGCAGACGGTGACAAACCCAATGCCGTAATAATCAATAGATATATTACGACAATTATCAGTCCTATACAAATGCCGTATAGAACTCCTATATCTCTGCCTATTCGTTTACCGATCCTTTGCTGCATCTCACTATGTGTGAATTCAATTTTTTCATCGATCAGGTCAAGCTTTTTTATGACCTCTCGATAATCTGTCGGATCAACAATAATCTCCGGAACAGTATTTTCAGCCATGTTAAATACCTCCCGCAATTATGGGCAATCCGATCATTATTACAGCAAATATGAATCCAAGAATAACACCTTTGTAGGCAACACCAACGCCTGAATCCAGTTTCTGGTTCCTGGCAATAAGCTGCCCCTTGTACCTGATATCTTTTGTTATCATATCAAATACAGGCAGAGAAGGATTTACCACCATGGGTACTCCTTTTCCGTACTCAAATTCCTGGGGTGATTCAGCGATCTCATCATTCATATTACACACCTCCCAAGATCAAAAGACCAAGAGTTCCCAGGGTCAGGGTTATGCCTATCATAGCACCTTCGATCTTACCAGAATACACACCTGATGCGAATTTGTTTAAATTGCCCATATCTGTTGTCTGGGCCTGAATTAAACGCATCCTTGCCTGTATCATGGCGACCTCTGCAGCCATTGGCCTCATTCCTGCACCTTCTTCTTCTTCTGCACCTTCCTCCTTGATCTCAATGATCATTGGGTCGGCGTCGAAGGCTCCCGGGTCCCTGGCAGCCAGTTCCTTGATCTTGCTGGTAATCTTTCCTTCATCCTCAGTATCGATCAGATTGATACATTCGACCTGTTCCTGGAATCTGGCAATTGCCTCCTCTGTCAGGTTTTCGATATATGGAATGGCTCCTACGGCATCCACGATCCTGTTCTCAAACGTACCATTGGCATGGATCTTGACCACGGCATCACCGGTAATATGACCTTTGACCTCAGAACCCGTAACCAGAAGGAACCTGATATTTGGATTTGAGATTATATTTGCGACCACTTTTTCGATACCTATATTCTCTGTTTTGCAGGGACCTGTAATAGAAGCCCCTGCAGACAGATAGGGTCCTGCAGCCAGATGGGAACCGCAGGTGATAACAGCCACACAATCATGGGGATTACCAATTTCGTATTCCCCTTTCATGACCGGCCACCCTACAGCTGGTTCTTTTTTATCAGCCACTTATAACACCTCCCAGTTTTATCATCAAGGCCACCATGAACATGAGGATCAATCCTCCTATGAAACCATAGAAAATATTTGTCCAGACTCCGGCAGTGACTGCGGCTTTCTCTCGACCGGGGAATGATGCCATAAGCTTTTTATCAGGACCCAGCTGGTTCATCATATCATCTGCTATCTTATTAAGTTCATCCACATAGGTGGATATCCCGTCAAGGGAGTATTCCAATATATCTTCTCTTTCCTTTGCCAGAATTCCGCTCATGGGCTCAAGTATCAGGTGGAATTCAGGTGCAACTCTAACGTGGCTCATTCCAGTTCCTCCTCTGTTGGCAGTAATCCTGTCCCTGTGACCAGGTATGCATCATGGTGAGTGTCAGCCATGAACTTCTTAAAGTATACTACGAATATTATCAAACCCACTACAATGGTCAATGCACTGGAGACTGCATCGATAACAGTTAATGAAGCCACTCCGGCAAGTACCATCATAAGAGATCCTTTTTCCACCGCAACATGCAGTGTCCTGTACTGGGTCTCATCAGGCCCCAGGCAGGCATTGAAAGGATGCAGTATTGCCATTGCTCCACCTATAAACACGAGAGCAATATAACCGGTCGTAATAACTCCGGGTACAATACCCTCATCAAATCTGAAATCTCCGGCAATGACAACGCTTAGCCCTATCATGACAAGACAACCAGCACCTGCGATCTCTACCATTGATTTTTCCATAATGGGTATGTTCATTTTCAGGATCTTATTTGCCATTAACCCTATTATCAGCCCGATAATAGAAGCTGTAATAAATGAGATTATGGGACCTGATGCTGCCGGCAATGCAATAAGACCTGATTCAGGTAATGATAATCCGAACATAGCCGCAACAATACCCATACCCAGGGCAAGCATACCAATGGAAGGCACACCTGTACCAAGACCGTAACTGCATACCCGGCGTACTGCATCAGCACCCCATACTGCAGCCAGTATAGCACCTATACCTGCCATGAAGGAGAATATGGTAGTATCCAGATTCTGATTTAATAAAGTCAGGTATATACCGGCAAGTCCGCCTACTGCTCCAAGTACAATGACATTATTTGGTGAGATCCCGCCTGATGCGGGTCCGCCTGCTGCAGTTGACATCAGCTAACACCTCCCATGATGGGGAAAGCTATTACTGCACAGAGTAGTGAAGCCACCAGGCATGCAATGATTGCCTTTGGTACCCGCTTGAATTTCGGGTCATGGAATCCTTCAATGGTACCGCCTATATTGTACGATGCAATAACAGAATTCACGTAGAATACACCAGTTGCAAATATAGCTGCAAGGGCAACAATACCCGAATTAGTATAATCGCCTCCGATATTCATCAATTGAACATAGATCAATGAACCGCCAACTCCTCCCAGGAGACCGCCGATGGCACCGCTCACAAAGCTTACTGTAGGAACACCATGGCCTTCCGTCCCTTTTGATACGTATATATCCTGAACATCACCGGTTATGGGATCTTTCTTTACCTTTGCTGAAACGGGTGGTACACCCACACCATAAACATATACAAGCTGGCCAATAAACATCGTAACTGTGATCATGATCATAGCACCTACAGCTCCTGATGCCAATACCAGGA
Coding sequences within it:
- a CDS encoding tetrahydromethanopterin S-methyltransferase subunit A codes for the protein MADKKEPAVGWPVMKGEYEIGNPHDCVAVITCGSHLAAGPYLSAGASITGPCKTENIGIEKVVANIISNPNIRFLLVTGSEVKGHITGDAVVKIHANGTFENRIVDAVGAIPYIENLTEEAIARFQEQVECINLIDTEDEGKITSKIKELAARDPGAFDADPMIIEIKEEGAEEEEGAGMRPMAAEVAMIQARMRLIQAQTTDMGNLNKFASGVYSGKIEGAMIGITLTLGTLGLLILGGV
- the mtrH gene encoding tetrahydromethanopterin S-methyltransferase subunit H yields the protein MFRFDKKQEVFEFGGTKMGGQPGEYPTVLISTMFYGRHKIVSDEDKGIFDANAAEELWKIQQEMGDITGLPYINQIVGETPEAIKKFIDWFVEIDDSTAFLIDSSAGDVRAAAAKYCTEIGVADRAIHNSINASVNEEEIAAVRDSDLDAAIVLAFNATDPSVKGKMDILEIGGTGQEKGMLDVARDCGITRPIIDVAAMPPGAGSGATIRSIMAVKGHLGLPTGGGFHNMASAWDWLKKFKKEHKEAYMPTDIGTNLVAQVVGADCLLYGPIENARSVFPAVALVDIMLAETAHELGIETLDPNHPINKLV
- a CDS encoding tetrahydromethanopterin S-methyltransferase subunit D, translated to MIDPVTTIFLITLGGVLVGLGVHFIPVGGAPAAMAQATGVGTGTVQLAAGAGLTGLISAGFMYNSLATPAGLTNSNMILVLASGAVGAMIMITVTMFIGQLVYVYGVGVPPVSAKVKKDPITGDVQDIYVSKGTEGHGVPTVSFVSGAIGGLLGGVGGSLIYVQLMNIGGDYTNSGIVALAAIFATGVFYVNSVIASYNIGGTIEGFHDPKFKRVPKAIIACLVASLLCAVIAFPIMGGVS
- a CDS encoding tetrahydromethanopterin S-methyltransferase subunit C, producing MMSTAAGGPASGGISPNNVIVLGAVGGLAGIYLTLLNQNLDTTIFSFMAGIGAILAAVWGADAVRRVCSYGLGTGVPSIGMLALGMGIVAAMFGLSLPESGLIALPAASGPIISFITASIIGLIIGLMANKILKMNIPIMEKSMVEIAGAGCLVMIGLSVVIAGDFRFDEGIVPGVITTGYIALVFIGGAMAILHPFNACLGPDETQYRTLHVAVEKGSLMMVLAGVASLTVIDAVSSALTIVVGLIIFVVYFKKFMADTHHDAYLVTGTGLLPTEEELE
- a CDS encoding tetrahydromethanopterin S-methyltransferase subunit B; translation: MSHVRVAPEFHLILEPMSGILAKEREDILEYSLDGISTYVDELNKIADDMMNQLGPDKKLMASFPGREKAAVTAGVWTNIFYGFIGGLILMFMVALMIKLGGVISG
- the mtrG gene encoding tetrahydromethanopterin S-methyltransferase subunit G, with product MAENTVPEIIVDPTDYREVIKKLDLIDEKIEFTHSEMQQRIGKRIGRDIGVLYGICIGLIIVVIYLLIITALGLSPSAPVQLQSGESLFEGIIRILLR
- a CDS encoding tetrahydromethanopterin S-methyltransferase subunit F yields the protein MNDEIAESPQEFEYGKGVPMVVNPSLPVFDMITKDIRYKGQLIARNQKLDSGVGVAYKGVILGFIFAVIMIGLPIIAGGI